A genomic stretch from Antarcticibacterium flavum includes:
- the argH gene encoding argininosuccinate lyase: MKLWDKGISIDKKIEKFTVGNDRELDMFLAKYDLLASKAHAKMLGKVGILSAVEVDDMLRELEKLETQLEKGTFVIEEDFEDVHSKIEYELTKALGDTGKKIHTARSRNDQVLVAMQLYFKENLQDIYGKTDTLIDVLLELAGEHREKVLPGYTHLQVAMPSSFGLWFSAYAELLIDDLYLLNAGLQIVDQNPLGSAAGYGSSFPIDREFTTAELGFSTLKYNVVAAQMSRGKCERTVTSNIGSLANTLSRFAMDICLYMSQNFDFISFPDELTTGSSIMPHKKNPDVFELIRGKCNKLQAIANEMVLITNNLPSGYHRDFQLIKENSIYAVENIKEILDIFIHSIKLIEVKEVDLKDEKYKYLFTVDSINDLVMQGSSFREAYKEIGEQVQAGRYEPGTSIEHTHTGSKDNLALEKIREKKDSAGKS, from the coding sequence ATGAAACTCTGGGATAAAGGAATATCGATCGATAAAAAAATAGAAAAATTCACCGTTGGAAATGATCGGGAACTGGATATGTTCCTGGCAAAATATGACCTGCTGGCTTCTAAAGCCCACGCTAAAATGCTTGGGAAAGTCGGCATCCTCTCTGCGGTAGAAGTAGATGATATGCTCAGGGAACTAGAAAAACTGGAGACGCAATTAGAGAAAGGAACATTTGTTATTGAGGAAGATTTTGAAGATGTACACTCCAAGATAGAATATGAACTTACGAAAGCACTGGGAGATACGGGGAAGAAGATACATACAGCGCGCTCAAGGAACGATCAGGTTTTGGTGGCAATGCAGCTTTACTTTAAGGAGAACCTGCAGGACATTTACGGAAAAACCGATACTCTCATCGATGTCCTGCTGGAACTCGCCGGGGAACACCGGGAAAAAGTACTGCCGGGCTATACTCATTTACAGGTGGCAATGCCCTCATCTTTCGGGTTATGGTTTTCGGCCTATGCTGAATTACTTATTGACGATCTATACCTGCTCAATGCCGGGCTACAGATCGTGGATCAAAATCCGTTGGGATCTGCCGCGGGATATGGTTCTTCCTTTCCTATCGACCGGGAATTTACCACTGCTGAACTTGGGTTTTCTACCTTAAAATATAATGTTGTCGCGGCGCAAATGAGCCGGGGAAAATGTGAGCGAACGGTGACTTCCAACATAGGATCCCTTGCCAATACCCTTTCCAGGTTCGCGATGGATATTTGCCTGTATATGAGTCAGAACTTTGACTTTATAAGTTTTCCCGATGAGCTTACTACAGGTTCCAGTATTATGCCCCACAAGAAAAACCCTGATGTTTTTGAACTTATTCGGGGGAAATGTAACAAGCTGCAGGCAATAGCCAATGAAATGGTGCTTATCACCAATAACCTGCCCAGCGGTTATCACAGGGACTTTCAGCTTATTAAGGAAAACAGCATTTACGCGGTTGAAAATATCAAGGAGATCCTGGATATCTTCATCCATTCCATTAAATTGATCGAGGTAAAAGAGGTAGATCTAAAGGATGAGAAATATAAATACCTGTTCACGGTAGACAGCATCAATGACCTTGTGATGCAGGGAAGCTCTTTCAGGGAAGCTTATAAGGAAATAGGGGAGCAGGTGCAGGCAGGCAGGTATGAACCGGGAACATCAATAGAACATACGCATACCGGGAGTAAAGATAACCTCGCCCTGGAGAAGATAAGAGAGAAAAAGGATTCCGCAGGGAAATCCTAA
- a CDS encoding M20 family metallo-hydrolase, whose protein sequence is MELHQLQKEAIELLKKLIETPSFSREEEHTAVLLENWLRNHQIPFERHLNNIWVVNKYFDESKPTLLLNSHHDTVKPNSAYTNDPFEAMVEEGKLFGLGSNDAGGCLVSLLATFTYFYEAEGLEYNLLFAGTAEEEINGANGIACLLPKIPKIDVAIVGEPTLMKLAIAEKGLIVFDAVVRGTPSHAAHPNDDNAIYKTAKVLEWFENFSFDKTSEVLGPVKLTVTQIQAGSQHNVVPANVDLVIDVRVNDRYSNAEIEKILQEKAPVDEIKARSLRLNSSSIAQDHPLVEAGVALGMETYGSPTLSDQAMLSCPSLKLGPGDSTRSHSANEFIYIKEIEEGIAGYIKLLEKALQKQK, encoded by the coding sequence ATGGAATTGCACCAACTTCAAAAGGAAGCTATTGAACTGCTTAAAAAGCTCATTGAGACCCCTTCATTTTCGAGGGAGGAGGAACACACCGCTGTTTTACTGGAAAACTGGTTAAGAAATCATCAAATCCCTTTTGAAAGGCACCTGAACAATATTTGGGTGGTGAATAAGTATTTTGATGAATCCAAACCTACGCTCCTGCTCAATTCTCACCATGATACCGTGAAACCGAATTCCGCTTATACAAATGATCCCTTTGAAGCCATGGTTGAGGAGGGGAAATTATTTGGCCTTGGAAGTAATGATGCCGGCGGTTGCCTGGTGTCCCTGTTGGCCACCTTTACTTATTTTTATGAAGCCGAAGGTCTTGAATACAATCTTCTGTTCGCAGGAACGGCAGAAGAGGAGATCAACGGGGCCAACGGAATTGCCTGTCTGCTCCCAAAGATCCCGAAGATCGATGTCGCGATAGTAGGTGAGCCTACATTAATGAAACTTGCCATTGCTGAAAAAGGCCTGATTGTATTTGATGCAGTTGTCAGGGGAACGCCGTCTCACGCCGCTCATCCCAATGATGATAATGCGATCTATAAGACTGCCAAAGTATTAGAATGGTTTGAAAATTTCAGTTTTGATAAAACATCAGAGGTCCTGGGGCCTGTAAAACTTACTGTAACACAAATTCAGGCCGGTTCACAGCATAATGTAGTTCCTGCCAACGTAGATTTGGTTATCGACGTTCGCGTAAATGACCGATACTCCAATGCCGAAATCGAGAAGATCCTGCAGGAAAAGGCTCCTGTAGATGAGATCAAAGCCCGCTCCCTTCGCCTCAATTCCTCATCAATAGCACAGGACCATCCGCTGGTGGAGGCAGGGGTTGCCCTGGGAATGGAAACCTATGGGTCTCCAACGCTTTCAGATCAGGCGATGTTAAGCTGTCCATCTTTAAAACTGGGACCGGGAGATTCTACCAGGTCACATTCTGCCAACGAATTTATCTATATTAAGGAAATAGAAGAGGGAATTGCCGGGTATATAAAATTGCTTGAAAAAGCCCTTCAGAAACAAAAATAA